One Coffea arabica cultivar ET-39 chromosome 5c, Coffea Arabica ET-39 HiFi, whole genome shotgun sequence DNA window includes the following coding sequences:
- the LOC113690052 gene encoding alkane hydroxylase MAH1-like, with the protein MAIIIQSYLETLPMLLLCSVILYYYYNLTQRWKRSSLPTTWPVVGKLPALLQNSYRLHDYGTEVLKESGGTFQYKGPWFANMDMVITCDPANVHYILTKNFSNYPKGPDFRKIFDVLGDGIFNADSELWEAHRKITLSVIRHLNFQTLLETAVRDKLEEGLLPILETCAKTGSLLDLQEIFQRFTFDNISKVLLDHDPGSLYMDLPYIPCEKAFSDTAEALLHRHLLPESCWKLQKWLGIGHEKKLSKAADAFEQFICPCISLKQEKRNKTTEETGFDGLTAFMEAYKRINTRQDAKLFMKDIMLNLIFAGRDSMSTALSWLFLLIARNPQVEDKIREEIATKLDTMQGQHLSHFINVQESHKLIYLHGALCETLRLYPSVALEHKAPAKADILPSGLRIDANTKLVLSFYSMGRMESIWGDDCLEFKPERWISEQGSIKHEPSFKFPAFHAGPRTCVGKEMAMIQMKMVAASIVYNYHIQVAEGHPISPSDSVINLLSK; encoded by the coding sequence ATGGCTATCATtattcaatcatatcttgaaaCTCTTCCAATGCTATTATTGTGTTCTGTTATTCTTTATTACTACTACAATCTCACTCAGAGATGGAAAAGAAGCTCGCTGCCCACAACCTGGCCAGTTGTCGGCAAGCTGCCAGCACTTCTTCAAAACTCTTACAGGCTACATGATTATGGAACAGAAGTTCTCAAAGAAAGTGGTGGCACATTCCAGTACAAAGGCCCGTGGTTTGCCAACATGGACATGGTCATCACCTGTGACCCGGCCAATGTCCATTACATTCTCACCAAAAACTTCTCAAACTACCCAAAGGGTCCTGATTTCAGAAAAATATTCGATGTTCTGGGAGATGGGATTTTCAATGCTGATTCTGAGTTATGGGAAGCTCACAGGAAAATAACTTTGTCAGTTATACGCCATCTCAATTTCCAGACACTTTTGGAGACAGCCGTCCGGGACAAGCTTGAAGAAGGGCTCCTCCCAATTTTAGAAACCTGTGCAAAAACAGGATCCCTGCTTGATTTGCAAGAAATTTTCCAGAGGTTCACTTTTGATAATATATCAAAAGTGTTACTCGACCATGATCCGGGCAGCTTATACATGGATTTACCATACATCCCATGTGAAAAGGCATTTAGTGACACCGCAGAAGCCCTTTTACACAGGCACTTATTGCCTGAAAGCTGCTGGAAGCTCCAGAAATGGCTTGGAATAGGCCACGAGAAGAAGCTAAGCAAAGCAGCTGATGCTTTTGAGCAATTCATCTGCCCTTGTATATCGCTGAAGCAggaaaaaaggaacaaaacCACGGAGGAAACAGGATTTGATGGACTAACAGCTTTCATGGAGGCTTACAAGAGGATAAATACTAGGCAAGATGCGAAGCTGTTCATGAAAGATATCAtgctaaatttgatttttgcaGGTAGAGACTCCATGAGTACAGCTCTGTCTTGGCTTTTCTTGCTCATCGCCAGAAATCCTCAGGTCGAGGACAAGATTCGGGAAGAGATTGCAACTAAATTGGACACCATGCAAGGTCAACACCTGAGCCATTTCATCAATGTCCAAGAATCCCATAAACTCATTTACCTCCATGGTGCTTTGTGTGAAACTCTCCGGTTATATCCATCCGTGGCTTTAGAGCACAAAGCTCCAGCCAAGGCCGACATTCTTCCAAGTGGTCTACGAATCGATGCAAATACCAAACTGGTTCTTTCCTTCTACTCAATGGGAAGGATGGAGTCCATATGGGGTGATGACTGCTTGGAGTTCAAGCCTGAGAGGTGGATATCGGAGCAAGGAAGTATTAAACACGAACCATCCTTCAAGTTCCCAGCATTTCATGCTGGACCAAGGACTTGTGTAGGCAAGGAAATGGCCATGATCCAGATGAAAATGGTGGCAGCCTCCATCGTCTATAATTACCATATCCAAGTGGCGGAAGGCCATCCCATTTCCCCTAGTGATTCTGTTATTAACTTATTATCCAAATGA